Genomic window (Manduca sexta isolate Smith_Timp_Sample1 chromosome 26, JHU_Msex_v1.0, whole genome shotgun sequence):
atgattaaaaatatattatgactgCAACATTTATACAGGTCTTTCATGAATACTCCCGGAtggtatttatacaaattagattttatcaattaaaaaatattgtctagcTTTATTTTACCAGAtaacaataatgaataataaaaactgttgcctttttatttatttggacggaagaataaaaaaaaaaactatatcgtAGTTTGTACACAACTTTACATTTATGCTTGAAATTTCTTTGGGCACAGTGCTCTATTATGGATTCCTTTTTGATTACAGTGCGGGCATTCTACTTCAAAGGAGCAGGCCTTGCCATGGTGTTTGggtttcaaacaaataaaacacaaatcctTTATAACTGCCTTCCTTTCTTCGATACCTTTCACTTCATGACATTGATCGTTAAAGTGTGCCCCTTGGCAGAAAATGCATCTTTTCTTACAGGATAAAATTTTGATCGCCTGCTATCTTCTGTTCTTTGTTTGAAAGATAAATTTCCTCTCTTTATCATCTGGTTTTTTCTGTGTCCAAATTGTTTATCATTCACATATAATGCTTCAGTAGTATAATGAGTAGAATTCTCTGACATCATAATATCACTGGTATTTTTGCCACATCTTCTTTGGCTGCAATTATGACTTctaatttgtttcttatttcTTCAACTGATTCATTTGACGTCTTCATTTTAAGATCATAGAGTATATCTGCTGGAAACTTTTCCATGATAATGAATCGTAAATGGTTATGGTTTACATTTTCACCCATAGAGCTTAATACACGTAAGTGCCTTTCAATTTCGTTGAGTGTCTTCCTTCCATCTGCACTCGTTTTTGCTGGTTCGATTTTGTATAATGCTGCGTAATGAGCATCAATAATCTGACTTTCTTTACCATATCTTTGCTTGAGTAATGTTACTgcaatttgataatttttattagtagcaTCCAATCCTTCTAGAGTATTCTTAGCTTCGCCTGTGAGGgaactttttaaatacaataacttatcTACATCAGGTAAGTTTCTCTTATCTATATTTGAACTGAATTGGTCCCAAAATTGATGCCAATCAAGGATGTTGCCTTCAAAAATCGGTAAGGATAGCTTTGGAAGTTTACTGGACAAAACGGCACATGTACTGCTTGTTGAAGCTTCATTTTGTGATATAGCCCCTGACTCAATTTTAACTTCTAGCTCTACTAATGCTTCCTCTCCATGTAGCTGTATGCTAGTGAGTGTAGACACTTCATCTATATCTGGTTCTTGAGAGGAATTAAAGTAAGTATGCAATTCATGACCAAATTTACCCAACATTGCTTTTAGTTTAGCGACGATAATGCAGGCTTTTGTCTTATCATCGTTATTGTAACTAGCACTTTGTGTGAGAGCACAGTCTGTTAATCTTTTAATTTCGTCACTTATTAGCAATAAGCGATTCATTAATACTTGGTCcatttgtataagattttatCTGAGAACAAATAGTTTCCCTAAATATtgcataacattatttaatgtgTCACAAGGTAGCTTAAGTAAgtaagataatttttattatttatttttatgtataagccCTTTTAGACAGACATCACAATAAGTATTGTCATTTTAAGTATGTACAACAAGAATACTTagcactattataattattttattcatttatttttaattatgtatataatttatattaatatgcttATCCCATGAAATGTACTAGACATACAAaaggttatatattttatttttacgttatgTATTATTCTGAATTCAAAGTAAATGTTAAGGTATGAtcattaacttaatattttttttttaaagctatgtttttaattaacatattattctcATACAAATGTCAATTCAACAACATATGAGTTAAAtcttaacaattaataatatacttacaattattaaaacatttaccaTGTCtttgaatcaattttattttactcataaGTGTTTAAATAGGTACCTTTGATTACTATTGAATTACCTTATAAATGTAGACAAatttactaaacaatatttcacaTATTGCAGAGTATTAGGGAATTAAATATCTTATGTGCAATttaggaaaatttattaaacaatatttcatatagtGCAGAGTATTAGGTAAGTAAATATCACCAAAATGgacataagttttaatttacaaacagATGCCTACAAATGATACTTTGAGGTcacagaaattaatatttattaaccctACTTGTATCTACACCATCAGTTCACCAAAACGCCTTAGGCAGATACCTGTATAGTTTATAGTATATGGTTGGTTTTAACTtaggaaacataatatttactagtcTATACctaaatacagaaaataatagtTATGTGCAAATAGGTAGTTTTCCTGGATAAGCAAAAAGAGAAATGATTTTTGATGAATATAGCAAAATTTAATGAGGTGCTTAGGTGCAAGTACCAACCCAATAGCAATAACCAAACCCAAGATGCCAAACAAAAAACATGCGATACCTAGAATATATGTGTATCACATAATATAGCTTTGTTGTTAATCCAATGCATATAACGTATGTGCAATATAGAATTCAAGCAGTTCACGCATAACACCCATTTTAGCCTAATTTAAAACACGAAGTAGCTTTGTTATGTTGTAGCAGTTGGAACcaaacataatgaaaataccTTACTTACTTGTAAATACCCAAAAGTTTCTATGGATCCTGTTCACACATACCATCACGCAGgcact
Coding sequences:
- the LOC119190713 gene encoding uncharacterized protein LOC119190713, which produces MDQVLMNRLLLISDEIKRLTDCALTQSASYNNDDKTKACIIVAKLKAMLGKFGHELHTYFNSSQEPDIDEVSTLTSIQLHGEEALVELEVKIESGAISQNEASTSSTCAVLSSKLPKLSLPIFEGNILDWHQFWDQFSSNIDKRNLPDVDKLLYLKSSLTGEAKNTLEGLDATNKNYQIAVTLLKQRYGKESQIIDAHYAALYKIEPAKTSADGRKTLNEIERHLRVLSSMGENVNHNHLRFIIMEKFPADILYDLKMKTSNESVEEIRNKLEVIIAAKEDVAKIPVIL